The Zootoca vivipara chromosome 4, rZooViv1.1, whole genome shotgun sequence genome has a segment encoding these proteins:
- the KCTD21 gene encoding BTB/POZ domain-containing protein KCTD21 codes for MSEPITLNVGGKLYTTSLSTLTSFPDSMLGAMFSGNLPTKRDSQGNCFIDRDGKVFRYILNFLRTSHLDLPEDFQEMGLLRREADFYQVQPLIEALQEKEVELSRAEKNAMLNISLDQRTQTVHFTVREAPQIYSLSSSNMEVFNAHIFSTSSLFLKLLGSKLYYCFNGNLSSISSYLQDPYHVTLDWVASVEGLPEEEYTRQNLKRLWVLPAKKQINSFQVFVEEVLKIAMSDGFCVDSSHPHASDFMNNKIIRLIRYK; via the coding sequence atGTCAGAGCCTATAACGCTAAACGTTGGCGGGAAGCTGTACACAACATCGCTGTCCACCTTGACCAGCTTCCCAGACTCCATGCTGGGTGCCATGTTCAGCGGGAACCTGCCAACCAAGAGGGACAGCCAAGGCAACTGCTTCATTGACCGGGACGGCAAGGTTTTCCGCTACATCCTCAACTTCCTGAGGACCTCCCACCTGGACCTCCCAGAGGACTTCCAAGAAATGGGCCTGCTCCGCCGAGAAGCAGATTTTTACCAGGTCCAGCCGCTGATCGAGGCCCTGCAGGAGAAGGAGGTGGAGCTCTCGAGGGCAGAAAAGAATGCCATGCTCAACATCAGCTTGGACCAGAGGACTCAGACGGTTCACTTCACCGTCCGGGAAGCTCCCCAGATCTACAGCTTGTCCTCTTCCAACATGGAAGTGTTCAACGCTCACATCTTCAGCACCTCCAGTTTGTTCCTCAAGCTTCTGGGCTCCAAACTCTACTACTGTTTCAACGGCAACCTGTCCTCGATATCCAGTTACCTGCAGGATCCCTACCACGTGACCTTGGATTGGGTTGCCAGCGTGGAAGGGCTGCCAGAAGAGGAGTACACCCGCCAGAACTTAAAGAGGTTGTGGGTCCTCCCGGCCAAGAAGCAGATCAACAGTTTCCAGGTGTTTGTAGAGGAGGTACTGAAAATCGCCATGAGCGATGGCTTCTGCGTCGACTCCTCTCACCCGCACGCCTCGGATTTTATGAACAATAAAATTATCCGGCTAATACGGTACAAGTAG